In bacterium, the following proteins share a genomic window:
- a CDS encoding VCBS repeat-containing protein codes for MTSTWRWLAVVLGLMSVGGACVGQDAEAGSSYVLDRDAPHVPQQCLRPAGPVPWAQAMACGDFTGDGRPDVIVPTPVFTPNAMPLQFYVGQPDGTYRLDQSCFADAIPGTVHAAKAIVGDYNEDGAPDVLVADHGYDQPPFPGGMPVLLLSGPPGKLHQAPLPADMNAPNHGGASADINGDGHLDLFLTRVGTFYMGDGQGQFTRDASRAPDDLAQATFTCEVRDVDEDGYVDLLLAGHEHQGRRCSILWGTAEGVFSHDNETLLPARDGYGVVLDIDAEDLDGDGRRDLILTRTGSDLFYQGYCLQLLHTNEDWSFADETDRRLASGTDPQGQWIARVRLVDRDGNGAPDIVVDDAKRDLAWMNDGNGYFWRRQ; via the coding sequence ATGACTAGCACCTGGAGATGGCTGGCCGTCGTCCTCGGGCTCATGAGCGTGGGGGGCGCATGCGTGGGTCAGGACGCGGAGGCCGGCAGCTCCTACGTGCTTGACCGCGACGCCCCGCACGTCCCGCAACAGTGCCTGCGCCCGGCCGGGCCCGTGCCGTGGGCCCAGGCGATGGCCTGTGGGGACTTCACCGGCGACGGCCGACCGGATGTTATCGTGCCCACCCCCGTCTTCACCCCGAACGCAATGCCACTGCAGTTCTACGTCGGCCAGCCCGACGGCACCTACAGGCTGGATCAGTCCTGCTTCGCCGACGCTATCCCCGGCACCGTCCATGCGGCCAAGGCCATCGTGGGCGACTACAACGAAGATGGCGCGCCGGATGTATTGGTTGCCGATCACGGCTACGACCAGCCGCCCTTTCCGGGCGGCATGCCTGTGCTCTTGCTGTCGGGGCCGCCCGGCAAGCTACACCAGGCCCCCCTGCCGGCTGACATGAATGCACCCAACCACGGCGGGGCGTCGGCAGACATCAACGGCGACGGGCATCTCGACCTGTTCCTGACGCGCGTGGGCACGTTCTACATGGGTGACGGGCAGGGGCAGTTCACCCGGGACGCCTCCCGGGCGCCGGACGACCTCGCCCAGGCCACCTTCACCTGCGAGGTGCGGGACGTGGACGAGGACGGCTATGTGGACCTGCTACTCGCCGGACACGAGCACCAGGGCCGCCGCTGCAGCATCCTGTGGGGCACTGCCGAGGGCGTCTTCTCCCACGACAACGAGACGCTGCTGCCGGCGCGGGACGGCTACGGCGTCGTCCTAGACATTGATGCCGAGGACCTCGACGGCGACGGCCGCCGCGACCTCATCCTCACCCGCACCGGCTCGGATCTTTTCTACCAGGGCTATTGCCTGCAGCTTCTGCACACCAACGAGGACTGGTCCTTTGCCGACGAGACGGACCGGCGGCTGGCTTCGGGTACCGACCCGCAGGGCCAGTGGATCGCCAGGGTGCGGCTGGTGGACCGTGACGGCAATGGGGCGCCGGACATCGTCGTGGATGACGCCAAGCGCGACCTGGCCTGGATGAACGACGGCAACGGGTACTTCTGGCGACGCCAGTGA
- the gltX gene encoding glutamate--tRNA ligase, with the protein MSDIRVRFAPSPTGFMHIGNVHTALFDYLFARHVGGKFILRIEDTDELRSTDAALDVIYGGLKWLGMDWDEGPDVGGPHAPYVQSERLDIYRQYLDQLLAEGKAYKCYCTREDLEEQRRIQQARSLPPRYDGRCRTAEHRPGAEYCIRLKMREVGSTVVNDLIQGDVTYENALAGDPVICKTSGFPTYHFAVVVDDYLMQISHVIRAVEHLPNTQIHMQLQDALGFPRPVYAHLPIILGTDRTKLSKRHGSVSVVEYQEQGYLPEALFNFLALLGWSPGSEEEVLPREEIIKRFSLEACSKSPAVFDIEKAEWMNGEYIKAMAGEALAHRVLPLLVEDELFEADPEAERWDWLVRVVDLMKERARVLTTFTTWARYFFTDEYEYEDRAKEKWLTREDTPVKLALLAERLGALPEWTPEAIEAVVRRAADEQNLKAAEMIHPLRAAVTGTTIGPSLFQLLELLPPATVVGRLQKTAELCRSGAFA; encoded by the coding sequence ATGTCTGACATCCGCGTTCGCTTCGCCCCGTCGCCGACAGGCTTCATGCACATCGGCAATGTCCACACCGCGCTGTTTGACTACCTGTTCGCTCGCCATGTGGGCGGGAAGTTCATCCTGCGCATCGAGGATACCGACGAGTTGCGCTCCACCGACGCCGCGCTGGATGTCATCTACGGCGGCCTGAAGTGGCTGGGCATGGACTGGGACGAGGGGCCGGACGTGGGCGGGCCGCACGCCCCCTATGTGCAGTCCGAGCGCCTGGACATCTACCGCCAGTACCTCGACCAGCTCCTGGCTGAGGGCAAGGCCTACAAGTGCTACTGCACCCGCGAGGACCTCGAGGAGCAGCGCCGGATCCAGCAGGCCCGCAGCCTCCCGCCGCGCTACGACGGCCGCTGCCGCACGGCGGAACACCGCCCCGGCGCGGAGTACTGCATCCGCCTGAAGATGCGCGAGGTCGGCTCCACGGTGGTCAATGACCTGATCCAGGGCGACGTCACCTACGAGAATGCGCTGGCGGGCGACCCGGTCATCTGCAAGACCTCCGGCTTCCCGACCTACCACTTCGCGGTCGTCGTGGATGACTACCTGATGCAGATCAGTCACGTGATCCGCGCCGTGGAGCATCTGCCCAACACGCAGATCCACATGCAGCTCCAGGACGCCCTGGGCTTCCCGCGGCCGGTGTATGCCCACCTGCCCATCATCCTGGGCACGGACCGCACCAAGCTCTCCAAGCGCCACGGTTCGGTCAGCGTCGTCGAGTACCAGGAGCAGGGCTACCTGCCTGAGGCGTTGTTCAACTTCCTCGCGCTGCTCGGCTGGTCGCCGGGCAGCGAGGAGGAAGTCCTGCCGCGCGAGGAAATCATCAAGCGCTTCAGCCTGGAGGCGTGCAGCAAGTCGCCGGCCGTCTTCGACATCGAGAAGGCCGAGTGGATGAATGGCGAGTACATCAAGGCCATGGCGGGCGAGGCGCTGGCCCACCGCGTGCTGCCGCTGCTCGTCGAGGACGAGTTGTTCGAGGCCGACCCTGAGGCCGAGCGCTGGGACTGGCTGGTGCGGGTCGTGGACCTGATGAAGGAGCGCGCCCGCGTGCTGACCACCTTCACCACCTGGGCCCGCTACTTCTTCACCGATGAGTACGAGTACGAGGATCGGGCGAAGGAGAAGTGGCTCACCCGCGAGGACACGCCCGTGAAGCTCGCGCTGCTAGCCGAGCGGCTGGGCGCCCTCCCCGAGTGGACACCCGAGGCCATTGAGGCCGTGGTGCGCCGCGCTGCTGACGAGCAGAACCTGAAGGCCGCCGAGATGATCCACCCGCTGCGCGCCGCCGTCACCGGCACGACCATCGGCCCGAGCCTGTTCCAGCTGCTGGAGCTGCTGCCGCCGGCCACGGTCGTGGGGCGGCTGCAGAAGACGGCGGAGCTGTGCCGCAGCGGGGCGTTCGCGTAG
- a CDS encoding IPT/TIG domain-containing protein: MFRPLSACLAVLVLMGVMPVQAQQTAYTGLVCRGVEESGRLIIGQPGFGPHLISIFATGPNPLSASQTITQHVAWVTDPLHSYVPDGFGAMCIWAHPDGQKPETLLALPGLSGFELNYAGWGARYDALADGVWRACVAAQRPFLWGYAADDTHASGAKGLSWFAARLPERTEKALKHALRTGAFYVSNGPTIANITGTNDSLTIALDQPGDVCWLRDGQFLAADKDEPIPVQVAAEAGTNRCLQMDRGVTTSTLTLGKLPVPRAQLQFVRAVVGMQPTKMAQTQPFRLLPDGQIANPYPAAGAWVRGQTHNHSDTPPWSNVGLQRFRLGYQEKGEAASFCTDYSYWESPYQWAPEDGTPQVLAVQPSRLAAGASQPVTITGLNFGEAPRVQFGAQAAQVLEHAPNRLRVALPGGLAPGAYDVVVDNERFRGALTLGFAVQKPDADTRGWTSVTSADGLCYDRCVAIACRGSEVWVGTMNGLGMLRDGQWRTVTTEMGARSVYAMAADPDGSVWVATERGLAHCDVTGAWKAETVGQVEKVDKNRATERWGRMLFDGQGALWTINRWSAGLGVRRDGQWQRLTAAADGIPTNAPNTIARDKSGTVWLGYGGLARLVNGTWEKLAIPAEAGGTTVAALAPLADGAMLAAINSDPDKGALVVFRDGKGEVMPLSQTRLPSPRVRDALAARSGDIWIATDYGVTRWDGRGQWRHYDTLNSGLGCNIVLGLAEDDQGRIWMATARGVSSFAP; this comes from the coding sequence ATGTTCCGTCCACTGAGCGCCTGTCTGGCGGTACTCGTCCTCATGGGAGTGATGCCGGTGCAGGCGCAGCAGACGGCGTACACGGGCCTCGTATGCCGGGGTGTGGAGGAGTCCGGCCGGCTGATCATCGGCCAGCCGGGCTTCGGCCCCCACCTCATCAGCATCTTCGCCACCGGGCCCAACCCGCTCTCGGCCTCCCAGACCATCACCCAGCATGTCGCCTGGGTGACGGACCCGCTGCACTCTTACGTCCCCGACGGCTTCGGCGCCATGTGCATCTGGGCCCATCCGGACGGCCAGAAGCCCGAGACGCTGCTGGCCCTGCCTGGGCTCAGCGGCTTTGAGCTGAACTACGCCGGCTGGGGCGCCAGGTATGACGCGCTGGCCGATGGGGTCTGGCGGGCCTGCGTGGCCGCCCAGCGCCCTTTCCTGTGGGGCTACGCGGCCGACGACACCCATGCCAGCGGCGCGAAGGGGCTCTCCTGGTTCGCCGCCCGCCTCCCCGAGCGCACCGAGAAGGCACTCAAGCACGCCCTGCGCACGGGCGCGTTCTATGTCAGCAACGGCCCCACCATCGCCAACATCACCGGCACCAATGACAGCCTGACCATCGCGCTCGACCAGCCGGGCGATGTCTGCTGGCTGCGCGACGGCCAGTTCCTCGCCGCGGACAAGGACGAGCCCATCCCCGTGCAAGTCGCCGCCGAGGCGGGCACGAACCGTTGCCTGCAGATGGACCGAGGCGTCACCACCTCGACCCTCACGCTGGGCAAGCTGCCCGTGCCGAGGGCCCAGCTGCAGTTCGTCCGGGCCGTCGTCGGCATGCAGCCGACCAAGATGGCGCAGACGCAGCCCTTCCGCCTCCTCCCCGACGGCCAGATCGCCAACCCCTATCCCGCCGCCGGCGCATGGGTGCGCGGCCAGACGCACAACCACAGCGACACGCCGCCATGGTCGAACGTCGGGCTGCAGCGCTTCCGTCTGGGCTACCAGGAGAAGGGCGAGGCGGCGAGCTTCTGCACCGACTACAGCTACTGGGAGTCGCCGTACCAGTGGGCGCCGGAGGACGGGACGCCGCAAGTGCTAGCGGTGCAGCCGAGCCGCCTCGCTGCCGGGGCGTCGCAGCCCGTGACGATCACCGGGTTGAACTTCGGCGAGGCGCCGCGCGTCCAGTTCGGCGCCCAGGCGGCACAGGTGCTGGAACATGCCCCCAACCGCCTCCGCGTGGCTCTCCCCGGGGGCCTGGCGCCCGGCGCGTACGATGTCGTCGTGGACAACGAGCGCTTCCGGGGCGCGCTGACCCTGGGCTTCGCGGTCCAGAAACCGGATGCCGACACCAGGGGCTGGACCAGCGTGACCTCCGCGGATGGCCTATGCTATGACCGCTGTGTCGCGATCGCCTGCCGGGGGAGCGAAGTCTGGGTGGGCACGATGAACGGGCTGGGGATGCTGCGCGATGGCCAGTGGCGCACCGTGACGACGGAGATGGGCGCTCGCTCGGTCTATGCCATGGCGGCCGACCCGGACGGCTCGGTGTGGGTGGCGACTGAGCGCGGCCTGGCGCACTGCGACGTGACCGGCGCCTGGAAGGCCGAGACCGTCGGGCAAGTGGAGAAAGTGGACAAGAACCGCGCCACCGAGCGCTGGGGCCGCATGCTCTTCGACGGCCAGGGCGCGCTCTGGACGATCAACCGCTGGAGCGCGGGCCTGGGCGTCCGGCGCGACGGCCAGTGGCAACGCCTCACCGCCGCGGCCGATGGCATCCCCACGAACGCCCCGAACACCATTGCCCGCGACAAGTCGGGGACGGTGTGGCTGGGGTACGGCGGCCTGGCGCGGCTGGTGAACGGCACGTGGGAGAAGCTGGCCATCCCGGCGGAGGCCGGCGGCACGACCGTCGCCGCCCTGGCGCCCCTGGCCGATGGCGCGATGCTCGCGGCCATCAACTCTGACCCGGACAAGGGCGCGCTGGTCGTCTTCCGGGACGGCAAGGGGGAAGTCATGCCCCTGAGCCAGACCCGCCTCCCCTCCCCGCGCGTGCGCGATGCGTTGGCCGCGCGCAGCGGTGACATCTGGATCGCCACGGACTACGGCGTCACCCGGTGGGACGGGCGCGGCCAGTGGCGGCACTACGACACGTTGAACAGCGGCCTGGGCTGCAACATCGTCCTGGGCCTGGCCGAGGACGACCAAGGGCGCATCTGGATGGCCACGGCCCGCGGCGTGAGTTCGTTCGCACCGTAA